The following are from one region of the Ignavibacteriales bacterium genome:
- a CDS encoding methylamine utilization protein produces the protein MIENSYKHIAANLSLNKLFYYTCYYFIAVVLFVSGVSKIIDPQPLLDTLNLIKILSDEIRIAIATALPMVELTIAALLIARVKVKLTLVLASILFFSFLVFSVYGTIAGFNAECGCFGKIYNQKFNTVLIIRNIIFFIISINLWFNKKKKKL, from the coding sequence ATGATTGAAAATTCTTATAAACATATTGCTGCAAATCTTTCACTGAATAAATTATTCTATTATACATGTTATTATTTTATTGCTGTAGTATTGTTTGTAAGCGGAGTAAGCAAAATTATTGATCCCCAACCATTGTTAGATACATTAAACTTAATAAAAATTTTATCGGATGAAATAAGAATTGCGATAGCAACAGCTTTGCCAATGGTTGAATTAACTATTGCGGCGCTTTTAATTGCCAGAGTGAAAGTAAAATTAACTTTGGTTTTAGCAAGTATTTTATTTTTCTCATTCCTTGTATTTAGCGTTTATGGGACAATTGCCGGATTTAATGCAGAGTGCGGGTGTTTTGGCAAAATTTATAATCAAAAATTTAATACAGTTCTTATAATAAGAAATATCATTTTTTTTATAATAAGTATAAATTTATGGTTTAATAAAAAGAAAAAAAAATTATGA
- a CDS encoding 6-bladed beta-propeller, translated as MKKLLYLLAIFIIYFIGCKENKNNVEHIKFSNKNISSNLLNFQGKIEITNSKDYKTYSIYKLIELNDTSFLFLDPYSTSIFFVEKNKIIKRIGNKGNGPGEFASILDFTLDNEKNIYVLDIYGHKVGKFDSQGNFIKNFQLSFNHRTPSKIKFYKNYFIISAENNLENGATKDKFSFLEYKNVSYLNVYDKEFNYIKSFLNPSKEFYHTYGTFARPFETFVTFCECPNYLLAISQEGFYRINKFSKELNLENIIEINDESFIKIDKNKISSYKLINQKPNFSEMKIGEIIGNHTVPVNMLNSAPFLIIEFREPMENYFPQYVENYSYNFHYDLFRVSSTKLEPLASNIKIKGRLIGVGEVNSFYFTENTVEKDTLKYLTISKYNIK; from the coding sequence ATGAAAAAATTATTATACTTATTGGCAATTTTTATTATTTACTTTATTGGTTGTAAAGAAAATAAAAATAATGTTGAACATATAAAGTTTAGTAATAAAAATATTTCATCAAATTTACTCAATTTTCAAGGTAAAATTGAAATTACAAATAGTAAAGATTATAAAACATATTCTATTTATAAATTAATTGAATTAAATGACACAAGTTTTTTATTTTTAGATCCATACTCGACATCCATATTTTTTGTTGAAAAAAATAAGATAATAAAGCGAATAGGAAATAAAGGAAACGGACCCGGGGAATTTGCCTCTATTCTTGATTTTACACTTGATAACGAAAAGAATATTTATGTCCTGGACATTTATGGACATAAAGTTGGAAAATTTGATTCTCAAGGAAATTTCATAAAAAATTTCCAATTATCATTTAATCATAGAACACCTTCAAAAATAAAATTTTATAAAAATTATTTTATTATTAGTGCAGAAAATAACCTAGAAAATGGTGCAACAAAGGATAAATTCAGTTTTCTTGAATATAAAAATGTTTCTTACTTAAATGTATATGATAAAGAATTTAATTATATAAAAAGCTTTTTAAATCCATCTAAAGAATTCTATCACACATATGGTACCTTTGCCAGACCTTTCGAAACATTTGTTACATTTTGCGAATGTCCAAATTATTTGTTAGCAATTTCACAGGAAGGATTTTATCGTATAAATAAGTTTAGCAAAGAATTGAATTTAGAAAATATTATAGAGATAAATGATGAATCTTTTATAAAAATAGATAAAAATAAAATATCTTCTTACAAATTAATAAATCAGAAACCAAATTTTTCGGAAATGAAAATAGGTGAAATTATCGGAAATCATACTGTACCTGTAAACATGTTAAATAGTGCACCATTTTTAATAATTGAATTTCGGGAACCAATGGAAAATTATTTTCCGCAATATGTAGAGAATTATTCTTATAATTTTCATTATGATTTATTTCGTGTAAGTTCAACTAAATTGGAACCATTGGCTTCGAATATTAAAATAAAAGGAAGATTAATAGGTGTTGGTGAGGTAAATTCATTTTACTTTACAGAGAATACTGTGGAGAAAGATACTTTAAAGTATCTGACAATTTCTAAGTATAATATAAAATAA
- a CDS encoding efflux RND transporter permease subunit, protein MSLSSFSIKRPVAITMFYLGLAFLGIYSFSKIGVDLLPNISLPHLIVQTTYSNATPEEIEKLVTEPLESAAGTVTGVKNITSVSKEGISVLSVDFLWGTNMDYTLLSLREKLDNIRFALPREAGRPTIIRVDPSATPIMTLSLSPSPSPKERGEERNFSTSKYQKQSNGKQSKFANENKLSFVDYNSSEDEIKRLIDLKEAARVVFKRRLEQIDGVAQAVITGGLEREILIEADPQKLNAYNLTFDDISAALKASNVNLPAGSVMKGLFRYSLRTIGEYKNLQEIEKTILKRNDNGSVIQLSDVVPQGGIKESFEEREGLTRLNGSETIGILINKEPESNTVDIAQRVRNTIISLRKEYPEFKLAIVSDHSQFIENAITNVKQEIYYGGILAFLVLFFFLASLRNVFIIGITIPASLILTILLMNLFNISFNIISLGGIALGIGMLLDNAIIVIENVTSYREKGLSIKASAIKGTNEVAMPIVASTLTTIAVFLPLVFLKGITAELFRDQSYAVAFSLAASIIVSLTLVPMLASRERFGFTFRKDKVLNDYIYVKYPEGKGIRRKVFFWLKLPFVLLIKTIAVYSRFLIIKSNQISERFFAKFFKKVNKFLDKTVEKYETMLAWALDNKRMVLLLTIVLIIITIFAAVDMKKEFIPDGPQDEFVVELVYPPGTSLRGNAELTGNVETVIKNISGISDVISNIGRVNEFDFLNREQISVNKTNMIIKIEDTERYYKVKEKVQSILEKLKGIKYSFKPVETSYSQIIKPSKNDIVIKIKNKNIDAAFEKGNVLVNKIRKASIEGKSDVRMGIEKGEPEYKITINREKCLAYGITVSEAANQIVNLVKGNEATYFTDFDKKIGIKVRTAENNRDDIEKILANPIKSGDKNIPIKNVVDYKLTESYNEIWHEGQSRTVYVYADLSGSSIDNVINEINKVAKSLPKQQGEIITIGGANDEIRNSFSILYVAIIISILLMYIVLASEFESFLFPFIIIFSVPLGLIGGILLLYIFGESINIISLMGLVILIGIADNDAVVKVEFILRKREEGLNVRDAIVAAGKNRFRPIVMNSFTVIFGLIPMMVGIGAATQLRISLSLAIAGGLISSTFLTLIVIPVLYTYLERFSRKKFSS, encoded by the coding sequence ATGTCCTTATCTTCCTTTTCCATAAAGCGTCCTGTTGCAATAACCATGTTTTACCTGGGACTGGCATTTCTTGGTATTTATTCCTTCAGCAAGATTGGTGTTGATCTTCTACCAAATATCAGCTTGCCGCATTTAATTGTACAAACAACATACTCAAATGCAACCCCTGAAGAAATAGAAAAACTTGTAACTGAACCATTAGAATCCGCTGCAGGAACAGTAACCGGAGTAAAGAATATTACTTCTGTTTCCAAGGAAGGAATATCTGTTCTGTCTGTGGATTTTCTTTGGGGAACAAATATGGATTACACGCTGCTTTCGCTTAGAGAGAAATTAGATAATATAAGATTTGCTTTGCCAAGAGAAGCCGGGAGACCAACAATAATAAGAGTAGATCCTTCGGCTACGCCGATAATGACGCTAAGCCTCTCCCCTAGCCCCTCTCCCAAGGAAAGGGGAGAAGAAAGAAACTTTTCCACATCCAAATACCAAAAGCAGAGTAATGGAAAACAGAGTAAATTTGCAAATGAGAATAAATTGTCGTTCGTAGATTATAATTCTTCGGAAGATGAGATTAAAAGATTGATTGATTTGAAGGAAGCGGCAAGGGTTGTATTTAAAAGAAGGTTGGAGCAAATTGACGGGGTTGCACAGGCAGTAATAACCGGCGGACTTGAAAGGGAAATATTAATTGAAGCTGATCCGCAAAAACTGAACGCTTATAATTTAACATTTGACGATATAAGCGCAGCTTTAAAAGCATCAAATGTTAATCTTCCTGCCGGCTCTGTGATGAAAGGACTTTTCAGATACTCATTAAGAACAATAGGCGAATATAAGAACCTTCAGGAAATTGAAAAGACGATACTTAAAAGGAACGATAACGGAAGTGTTATTCAGCTTTCAGATGTCGTTCCGCAGGGTGGGATTAAAGAGAGCTTTGAAGAACGGGAAGGATTAACGCGTCTGAATGGTTCGGAAACTATCGGAATATTAATTAACAAGGAACCGGAATCCAATACTGTTGATATTGCACAAAGGGTAAGAAATACAATTATATCTCTTAGAAAAGAATATCCGGAGTTTAAACTGGCAATTGTATCCGACCACTCACAGTTTATAGAGAATGCAATCACAAACGTAAAGCAGGAAATTTATTATGGCGGCATTCTTGCATTTCTAGTTCTGTTCTTTTTTCTTGCAAGCCTTAGAAACGTTTTTATTATCGGTATAACTATACCAGCATCTCTTATACTAACCATATTACTTATGAATTTATTTAACATCAGCTTTAATATAATTTCTTTAGGCGGTATAGCACTTGGTATAGGAATGTTATTAGACAATGCAATAATAGTAATAGAAAACGTAACAAGCTACAGGGAAAAAGGCTTAAGCATTAAAGCAAGCGCAATAAAAGGCACAAATGAAGTTGCAATGCCGATAGTTGCATCTACTCTTACAACAATAGCTGTTTTTCTTCCATTAGTTTTTTTAAAAGGCATTACTGCTGAGTTGTTCAGAGATCAATCCTATGCTGTTGCGTTTTCATTAGCGGCATCAATTATAGTATCGCTTACTTTAGTGCCGATGCTTGCAAGCAGGGAAAGGTTTGGTTTTACGTTTAGAAAGGATAAAGTCCTGAATGATTATATTTATGTTAAATATCCCGAGGGGAAAGGCATAAGAAGAAAAGTATTTTTCTGGCTGAAGTTGCCATTTGTATTATTGATTAAAACAATTGCAGTGTATTCTAGGTTTTTAATAATTAAGTCTAATCAAATCTCCGAAAGATTTTTTGCAAAATTTTTCAAGAAGGTGAACAAATTTCTTGATAAAACAGTAGAAAAATATGAAACAATGCTTGCCTGGGCGCTTGATAATAAAAGGATGGTTTTACTTTTAACAATTGTTTTAATAATAATAACCATCTTTGCTGCAGTTGATATGAAGAAAGAATTTATTCCTGATGGTCCGCAGGATGAATTTGTTGTTGAACTGGTTTATCCACCAGGCACATCTTTAAGAGGGAATGCGGAGTTAACCGGTAATGTTGAAACAGTGATAAAAAACATCAGCGGGATTAGCGATGTAATTTCCAATATTGGCAGAGTTAATGAATTTGATTTCCTTAACCGGGAACAAATCTCAGTTAATAAAACCAATATGATAATTAAGATTGAGGATACGGAAAGATATTATAAAGTAAAAGAAAAGGTGCAGTCAATTCTTGAAAAGCTGAAAGGAATTAAATATTCGTTCAAGCCTGTTGAGACTTCATATTCGCAGATAATAAAACCGTCAAAAAATGATATAGTAATAAAAATAAAGAATAAAAATATAGATGCAGCATTCGAAAAGGGGAATGTCCTGGTAAATAAAATAAGGAAGGCATCAATTGAGGGTAAAAGCGATGTTAGAATGGGAATTGAAAAAGGGGAACCGGAATACAAGATTACTATTAACCGCGAAAAGTGTCTTGCTTATGGCATAACAGTAAGTGAAGCAGCGAATCAAATCGTCAACTTAGTAAAAGGAAATGAAGCGACTTATTTTACCGATTTTGATAAGAAAATTGGCATTAAAGTAAGGACTGCGGAAAATAACAGGGATGACATTGAGAAAATTCTTGCCAACCCGATAAAGAGCGGTGATAAGAATATCCCGATAAAAAATGTGGTGGATTACAAACTAACAGAAAGCTACAACGAGATATGGCACGAAGGGCAGTCAAGAACGGTTTATGTATATGCCGATCTTTCAGGTTCAAGCATTGATAATGTAATAAATGAAATAAATAAAGTCGCGAAATCTTTACCAAAGCAGCAAGGAGAAATAATAACTATAGGCGGCGCGAACGATGAAATAAGAAACTCATTTTCAATTCTTTATGTAGCTATTATTATTTCTATTTTGCTGATGTACATAGTTCTTGCTTCGGAATTTGAATCGTTCCTGTTTCCATTCATAATTATTTTTTCTGTTCCATTAGGGTTAATTGGCGGAATTTTACTCCTATATATATTCGGCGAAAGTATAAATATCATTTCTTTAATGGGATTAGTAATCCTTATTGGTATTGCAGATAATGATGCAGTTGTAAAAGTAGAGTTTATTTTGCGTAAGAGAGAGGAAGGATTAAATGTGAGAGATGCAATAGTGGCTGCGGGGAAAAACAGATTCCGACCGATTGTTATGAATTCATTTACCGTTATATTTGGATTGATCCCAATGATGGTGGGAATAGGAGCTGCAACACAATTAAGAATTTCTTTATCTCTTGCAATTGCAGGTGGATTGATTTCTTCTACCTTTTTAACATTGATTGTAATTCCTGTTTTATATACTTACCTGGAAAGATTTTCCAGGAAAAAATTTAGTAGTTAA
- a CDS encoding efflux RND transporter periplasmic adaptor subunit — MKIKLKTILIFSLVIIAAIAVYSFIPKNGEKGEEDKSIINYDKLDEVIFEVKTAEVLRGDLDKKISANGFVKAYKELEITSNISGYVERITIYEGKRVKKNDLLVALDDKELRIALKKAETGLEEAKIQNVLLRKETIGNNDVDTKVDIGKEFKELETKYKNGLLTNDEYVKLKEEIETNHILAGGERENYIKIKSGLTAAENNYEQANLNLFYTNIYAPFEGLVSDFDLVEGKRINSGEKLFKLLETNKLKIDVGVLENEISLIEIGNTVEIKLNAIANETFYGKIIFINPAIDTETKTCRLTVEIKNTGNKIKPGMFANVNLHSQKLKNRVLIPKTALLVRDKRNLVFVQEGNLAKWHYVGIGEQNDKYIEIKEGVKPGDRVIIEGHFTLAHDAKIKVLE, encoded by the coding sequence ATGAAAATTAAATTGAAAACAATCCTTATTTTTTCCTTAGTGATAATAGCAGCAATTGCTGTTTATTCTTTCATTCCTAAAAATGGAGAGAAGGGCGAAGAGGATAAAAGCATTATTAATTATGATAAGCTTGATGAAGTGATATTCGAAGTAAAGACAGCAGAAGTATTGAGGGGTGATCTTGATAAGAAAATCAGCGCTAACGGTTTTGTTAAAGCATATAAAGAACTGGAAATAACTTCAAATATCAGTGGATATGTTGAAAGGATAACCATTTACGAGGGGAAAAGAGTTAAAAAGAATGATTTACTTGTTGCACTTGATGATAAAGAATTAAGGATAGCTCTAAAAAAAGCTGAAACAGGATTAGAAGAAGCTAAAATTCAAAATGTGCTTCTTAGAAAGGAAACTATTGGTAATAATGATGTGGATACTAAAGTAGATATTGGAAAAGAATTTAAAGAACTTGAGACTAAATATAAAAATGGTTTATTAACCAATGATGAATATGTAAAATTAAAAGAAGAGATAGAGACAAACCATATTTTAGCAGGGGGGGAAAGAGAAAATTACATTAAAATAAAGAGCGGATTAACAGCTGCAGAAAACAATTATGAGCAAGCAAATCTGAATTTATTTTACACAAATATTTATGCTCCTTTTGAAGGACTGGTTTCTGACTTTGATCTGGTGGAAGGAAAAAGGATAAATTCCGGGGAAAAATTGTTTAAGCTTCTTGAAACAAACAAATTGAAAATAGATGTTGGTGTTCTTGAAAACGAAATATCTTTAATTGAAATTGGAAATACGGTTGAAATTAAATTAAATGCAATTGCTAATGAAACGTTTTATGGGAAAATTATATTTATAAATCCTGCAATAGATACGGAAACAAAGACCTGCCGTCTTACCGTAGAAATAAAAAATACAGGCAATAAAATAAAACCCGGAATGTTTGCAAATGTTAATTTGCATTCGCAAAAATTGAAGAACAGAGTTCTTATCCCCAAAACTGCCTTGCTTGTAAGGGATAAAAGGAACCTGGTTTTTGTGCAGGAAGGCAATCTGGCTAAATGGCATTATGTTGGGATTGGTGAGCAAAACGATAAATACATTGAAATTAAAGAAGGTGTAAAGCCGGGAGATAGAGTAATTATTGAAGGTCATTTTACGTTAGCCCATGATGCAAAGATAAAAGTTCTGGAATAA